A segment of the Coffea arabica cultivar ET-39 chromosome 8c, Coffea Arabica ET-39 HiFi, whole genome shotgun sequence genome:
AAGAACAGTACTTGAAAAGCTTAAAATTGGTGTTAAACAACTCTGCTTATTCATAAGTTAAGAAGATGTGCTAGGGCTGGTATTGTTTTAGTTAGTAAGATCTTGTTTTTCAACTAAACTCCAACAATCTTGGTGTTACCTTTCAACTCAGTAAAACGTACTGTAGAGGTTACTTTTGGACGGTCAAGTCTAGCTAACCAAATACGTCCTCTTCTTGAACGAAGTGCCTTTGTGCTATACTTTTCCTGATATGCACGCTAGATCGGGCCTTCTCCTTCATAATACCTCCGATGATTAAGTTTGTTTTGTGAAAAAATGAATAATGGGAATGAAAACAGTAGAGTTCTTACTatctttctttctctccctttttcccGAATGAGGGGGAGTGGTATTTATAGGGGATAAGTTGAAGGAAGGAATAGTGGGCTCCAACTCCCTAGGACCTGGCAGGGATTGAGCGGTCCAATCTGATTTGACGGGACGTACAGAGCAGTAGATAGATCCCGTCAGATGTCTTATCCGCCATGTAGGTGTCAGATTCTCCGATAAGACCTCGGATGTCGTGTCATGCCGTGCACAAATCCGAGGCATCAGTTGATGTGGGAGTCATCTCGGCTATCCGCATGCGATGTCTAGCCGAGATGACCAAAACTGGTAGCGACCCGTCCCAAATAATAAAGGATTTAGCTCGGTATGGCCGAGCCGGATGGCCATCCTCACGTACAGTTTGTTTCCTACTTCCTAATTACATATAACTGTACGAGATAGAATACGGCCTAGTTTTTCAAAATAGAGTAGTACTTTGTACGTTTACATGGGCTTGAAAAATTACATGTATGAATGAGTGAATCAAAGCGGCCGGGCATGGACGAATGATTTGATTGTGTGGAGGAAACCTATTCGGAGAAAGTGAACGTTACAGCTTTCTTGCAATCATCAGCTCCTACGCTACGCTCACGAACACTCACAACATCACTTACACCGCATGCATGCCAAAGTTTTGATTACGCACTATATATACAAGTAAGTATCTATGCGATCGAGCAAAATAACCTAGATCATCTGCATTGCTGATTACATATGTTTCTCTTTGGCAATCTTCGTTTTCGAAAGATAACATACATTTTGGATTTGCGCGATTCAGCTTTAAGTTGTGGGAGAGATCAAGAGCACCATCTTTGCAACCAAATGTCTTCTCATTTTTCatcgaaaaaaataaagatgCTTAATAAAATCAAGAGCTTAGGTAGTGTAACTATCCTCTTCTATTCCTAATTGAAAATCTAGAATATTTTGCTATAATAGGGcctgacatatatatatatatatatatatattgaatacGAGATATCCTACTAATTTATAGAGATGATTTTTTAACTATGATTAGTTCAAATCGGAGATCAAGTACTTGACGAATATTCATCAACTTCCCGATTCGTACGCATGTTTTTCTTGCCCCGACCTCTTTGGCTAAACATTTTCCCTACCAAGTCTTACCCCTCGCTCTTCTCTTCTCGGTTGCCCACATGATCATCCTTTGATTGATGTTGGTGTGTATGAAAGCGAAAAAATAACACAAGAGCTAGCAAGACTTTGAGGGTTTGCAACCAGCTAGCGGTGGTTGAATCCTGATTTCCTTCGATGAAGTCAACATGGCTAATCATCTCATATTTTGATTCACAATCGCAATTTTCCAACTCCGCCAACTTAATGAAGGGAGAGATGTTGCTAGCTTTCATTGCTTCATTGATTTTGAAGATTAATTCTTGAGCTTATTGATTCTTAGGAGAATAACGTGCTGATTTGACACCAAGGTCATAGACAGTGTTGTCAGTATATGATTgtagtttcttcttcttcttcttctacctCTGGAGGGCATGCGAGGAAGCAATGGTGGCAATTGATGACTGTAGTATGTATTTTTGTTGATCTCTCTGAATTCTGAATTGGCGTAATTGTCTGAGCCTTGCTAAAGGCAGGTGCGGAACTAGGATTTTAATTTAGGAGGGACAAACAGTCAAACGCAGTACAAATTAATATTCATTATAAAGTTTATATTATAAACTTGAATAATAATATTTATGTGAATAATCAATAACTAAAGTTTAAACTATAACAGAAgaaattctaaagaaaaaaaatcacttgCCTTCAGAAAGTGGAGTTTGGTGAAGTATCAATCCTTAAAATAGGTTTCTTGAAGTTAAGAAAGATCGATACttgattaaaaaaatcaaaaggcaAAACTTTTAGTGTTTATTTTTGACAAATATTCCTATCATTTTAGTCCGAGTCAATTTAGTACTAATAAAATTGTATCCGTGGttgatttttttcatttttttttttttgcttgtctTTGGTTCCTTTTAtttgtcattttcttttcctgttGGTATAGTGTTTCTTTTGATTactattttaaagttttaacaATCACatctaataaagaaattaagtattattttcttagttgctatttaaaagttatatgaactAATCATATACTAATATTGAAATGATACCGATCCCATTTATTACTGTAAAACAACTAAGAATTGGATTGGTGTAGGacattttcccaaaaaaaaaaaaaaatttgaaggagATGCCCTAGTTGATATATAAAAGTTAAAGAAATCCTTATTGTATACTAAGATTAATATTGATCTATTTTACATCACATGCTAGATGCCTATATGACAATTTTACAAAGAAAATTCCTTAATTGATGTTTCAAAAGTGATAGTAATGCACATGTTAATTGGAGGGGAAGTGGGGCAAGGCAACAAAATGTTGGAGATAGTTTTGTATCAAAGTAGGTTTAGTTTCATCTACCCCCAGCCCCCAGGTATTAGATCCATTCAGAAAGTTGGGCTTAGATGACCTCTGTTGGCTTGGACGAGCAGTGACGAAAAAATGTCCCGCGAGACAAGGAAACAAACTCAGTAAAAAGTCAGGTCCTAGCCCGAACATGTTGCAGATGCAGAAGACCCAAATAGCGAAGGTGGGCCTGGGTGGCAtgacaaaatctcaaataaaaaataagttgAGGTTGGCAAGCACGCAAATTGGAACGAGATAGTCATCAATTTTATGAGTgcagaaaattcaaaattagagaGCTCCTCTGCCTCTACCTACAAATAACCGAACCAACTACGGGACTGACTCCCTGCTGTGGATAATTTACTAATAAATTTTGATAGAGCCGTTATTTGGCACGTTTTGCATTGTCAtcttgtcctaattttggccATTCATGGTGTTAAGAAAGGGGATTTCACTCATATTTGACATTTGTGCGAATTGTAGGTGGTTAGCATTAAAATGATATCgcggggaaaaatttccagaagacttttCATTTCAGAGCGTGGCCACGCCTTGGAAGGTGGACGAAACCGAAAGACGGACCGTGGTCCATGTGGACCAGGCACATGGGATCAAAACTCAAAGGGGGAAATGGCTTTTGCAGATTGATTTGCACCAGACGTTTCTTGGCTTTTGGACTCCTTGGAATTGCGGCGGctataaagagaaaaaaagacaaAGCAAGATGCATCATCTATTTTAggctttagttttcttttccctAGCCGTCAGACGTTGGAGACTCTTCTCTTGCTTTTTGGCTTTCACGTTTTTGACTCTCTCACTTGAGTCTTCGGATCTGTACAATTCGTGGGGGCTTTTGGCATTGAATTTGGGGATTCAGTACGATTGCCAACGCAGAGATAAGGAAGacgctttcttttttctttcttcgtaCTTCACTGTTCCAGATTCTTTGATGTCTGCGTGGATGAAATTAATTAATTCGCGCAAGATTgacacgatgaggagcggctaatttcctcctctacccaaaggttgacgcaaaggcgcggtccataatatctgtgagatctaatcgaatttcattatttcttccattttattgctattcgtgcgtttcctgaattaattgttcatgggtatttgattaatcgaatatcaacggccgggtatttgatttaatttaatagcctactgccacgttaattaaatagaatccgtaattgttcatttagttagCACCCCGTGGCgaccaccataattggctttatgatggggaaacgcaagatctaatttaaataaaccctcttagcgtgtttattggttagggttgggttcttctagctttaatgcaattgggtaattaaattcctatggtcgtacctagggttgttatctggttagggaagcagttaatggtcgtaccttgactgtcggaAAAGTACGGAAGagctggttgtcagagcttattgatggctataaccaacctagtgataaatggatgaaatatctttgcatcgatgagcatttaattggaccgtgcctgagcagttgatcctttgggtagaacttttattaattgctatttctagtgaattgtgctttgtgagttagttttgaattttgtttgttttattttattttatttttatttgcctcttattgaaaatcccccaatttcGTTCTactaatttgaaaagaaataatttcctacctgctccctgtggaatcgaccctacttgccattgtacgcaaaattagtatttttatagataaatccggtatatcggatcaagcaaactcttcgggaacagggtgaatcaagtaacccattgcacacctagggtccctgctccagtacttggatttgttctataattatttaattgatgtggtaattaggactttttagtaattattattgcacaggttcggcacctgtcaaattttggcgccgttgccggggagttggcgtttggattatttgtttcttttcaaattcagttcttattttatttttattttattttattcttcttgatacttttgctagtttatgccccgTTCTTCTCGCACAGGTGAATTGATATACGACGCAGAGGTTGAGAAGGCAGCGCGTAAGCGGAGGCAAGAGACCAAGAGACGAAAACAAGGGCACTTAATTGCTGCAAACGAGCCAGCAGAAGACGGAGTAAGCATGGCCAACACCCAAACATTGAGGGAGTTGGCTGCCCCGGAGCTGACTCACCAGCCCTTATGCATCACATTCCCCACTTTGGCTGAGAATACTGCTTTCGAACTGAAGTCGGGGTTGATTCACCTTCTACCTTCTTTCCATGGTCTCTCTGGCGAAGAACCCCACAAACATGTCAAGGAATTCGAGGTAGTTTGCTCCAGCATGAAACCTCCTGGGGTCACTGAGGAGCAGATAAGACTTAGAGCTTTCCCCTTCTCTCTCAAGGATGCAGCAAAAGATTGGCTATACTACCTACCAGCGGGTAGTATTACCACATGGGCACagttaaaaaagaaattcttgaaaaaattcTTCCCTGCATCCCGAGCTGCGAGTTTGAGGAAGGAGATATGTGGCATTAAGCAATATCCCGGTGAGTCCTTGTATGAATACTGGGAAAGGTTTAACAAGTTGTGCACTAGATGCCCGCAGCACCAAATTAGTGAGCAACTGTTAATCCAATACTTCTATGAGGGGCTCCAATCAACAGACAGGAGTATCATTGACGCTGCCAGTGGGGGAGCACTTGCAAACAAGACACCGAGGGAAGCGTGGGAGCTCATCGAAGCCATGGCAGAGAACTCCCAGCAATTTGGCTTACGTGAGAGCAACCCTCCCCGTAGAGTCAACGAGGTAGAGACTTCATCCATACAGCAGCAACTGTCAGAATTGACGTCTGTTGTGAGACAATTGGCCATGAGAGACACGCCGCGAGCGAAAGTATGTGGAATCTGCACTAGCATGGACCATTGCACAGACTCGTGCCCCATTTTGCAAGAGGACGGGGCAGAACAAGTAAATATGGTCGGAGGCGTGCCCGCGCCCCGTAGGCAATACGATCCGTATTCCAATACGTACAATCCTGGTTGGAGAGATCACCCCAATCTCAGCTATGGTAGTAGGCCACAAAATGCATTCTCCAATCGGCCTCCAGGATTTCAGCAACCGTGGCAACATAAGTCTCAACCCTCATCCTCAAGCTCAGGGAGTTCTTTGGAAGAAATTGTCAAGAGTTTGGCCAACACTACCACTCAACTTGTCACAACCACCACTCAGTTCCAACAGGACACAAAATCAGGCATGAAGGATATGGAGATTCGAATGAGTCAAATGGCAACTGCCATTAATCGCCTAGAGTCCCATGTTTATGGAAAATTGCCATCTCAACCCGAGCCAAATCCCAGGAATGTAAGTGCTATGACATTAAGGAGTGGCAAAGAGGTGGATGGACCTAAAGTGGTAAAttcgaaaagcaaaagtgaggaGGAGATAGAAAAGGAGATTGAAGAGGAAGGGCGCATTCGCGAAGAGCCTAAGGTAACATCTATTCCTTCGATccctattaaatctaatatagctccttttccttgcaggttGGAAAGGACAAAGAGggcagagaaggaaaaagaaatcctgGATGTGTTCCGCAAAGTTCAAGTAAACATCCCCCTATTGGACGCGATCAAGCAGGTACCCAAGTACGCAAAGTTTTTGAAAGACTTGTGCGTtaacaaaagaaagctaaggggTGATGAAAGAGTGATGGTGGGAGAGAATGTATCAGCTGTACTTCAAAGGAAACTCCCACCCAAATGcggagatccaggtatgtttGCTATCCCCTGTAAGATTGGTCATTCTAGTATAAAAAATGCCATGATAGATTTAGGAGCTTCTATTAATGTGATGCCTAAGTCAATCTATGATTCCCTAAATTTAGGACCTTTAAAAGAAACGgggataataattcaattggctGATCGTACATGTGCTTATCCGGATGGGATAGTTGAGGATGTTTTAGTGCAAgtagatggattaatttttcctgctgatttttatgtgctttacatggatgatagaagtgccccaaatccatcacccattatattaggaagaccatttttgagtactgcccaaactaaaattgatgttagtaagggtactctcacgatggaatttgatggagaaatagtccattttaatatttttgatacaatgAAACATCCTGTTAACTCTCATTCTGTGTTTGCTATATATACCACTGATCCCTCTGTGCAAGAATTTTCTAAGTTTGCTTGTAGGGGTAAATCCAAGGTTGCTGCGAACAAGTCCTATAGGATGAAAGCAATTCATGAGgtaaaaatggagagaaaatttaggaaaaaagtTGCACTCAATGGCCATGTGGATCCTGGAGGAGGGCCACCAATTACAAGGAAAATTCAATTACATCCAGACTAAAGAGTGGTgctatgtctagccaaagacattaaagaaaggcgctgcttgggaggcaacccaaggcttcttttattttagttttcttatattttttaagtttttgttaagtgttagtgtcaCTTAGTGGGTTGTTATTTTGTGACAGGAAGTTGGCAGCTAGGCATGCCCACGCTAGGTCATCACACCTAAGGAATGGAGTTTTGGAATTGACGGTCAGACGACTATAACTtctaaggcgtgcccacgccttccaaCCCTTCCGAAAAAGAAACTTCAGTCTTCTCCTTCCTGTTGGTGTTGCGTCCGCCGCCACCACACCACCTTGTGCACGCAGCCGTCTCACCTCCTTCGTCTTAGTgtctcacattctctccccggTGGTCAgggaaatttcttttcttttcccctaatACTTCATTTGTCTTTtctacattgaggacaatgtaggttttaggtgtgggggggagtGGCTTCCAttagttctttctttttcattagttctttttgctttgttactttaaaaaaaaatgaaaaaaaaacattgtAGTTAGTTGGCTTTTTGGTTATTTCTATGCTTGTTAGTGTTGGGGCATGTTGCTGTGATGAATGACACAATCAAAGTGAGTGGTTATGTGGTCAAGTATGCTAGCTATGCATTTTGTTTCCCTTGGCAATGTCGTTGAATGTTGAATATGCAGGAATTGACCCATTCTTGTAACTTTTGGGGAGCTTTTGAGCCTTGCTTGAGCATATTATTCTTATTTGCtctattttgtttgattgagtggGTATCACACTTGGTATtggcattctagaacttgctagtTTATACATGTCAAGGCCACATTTTTGTTGAATtggatgcatttgaaatgataagggcatttagGATTTAACCCTCTTTAGCTATCTAAAAAAATCAAGCCCTCATCTTATCTCCCAATAGTGAGCCAATTTGAGCTTTTGTCCTTCGTTTCTGGTTGATATCCGCGTTCGTTAACCCAAGACCTCTTTAAACTTTCTTGTTTACCCCTGTGTTGTCAGGGGATGCCTGAATTCCATCATGTGTgcaaagcaaacaaaaattGGGGTTGCAAGTGCTGTTAGCTTAGGAGCTATATGATGATATCCTTGTATAAAGGagggaaaattggaaaaagccACTGACCAGAGGGCTCTGGCttacaaggcgtgcccacgccttacagGACTctcccttaaaaaaaaaaaaaaaaaaaaaacctgaagAAGCCCTTGTGACCAGAGGACTATGAGctacaaggcgtgcccacgccttgcaaGCAGTTcccttgtaaaaaaaaaaaaaaaaaaaaaaaaactgaatagACCTCGTGACCAGAGGACTATGGGctacaaggcgtgcccacgccttgtgagcagtttcgaaaaaaaaaaaaaaaaaaattttggggcaCTTGTATAAGGTGTACAGCAAATGGAAACTGCCTTGTTAGTGAAACCCCTCTGGTAAAGCACTGTGGTTATTGGGGAGTTTCGGACATTCTCTTGACACTTTACCCCCTATCTATACCTTCTTAACGCGCCTTTCACCTGAGCCCCATTACAACCCTATTAAAGTCCCTTTGATTTATGTGTTCGATTCACTTttaagtggtggagatgtgataaatgtgcaagcctATGGTAATGGCATTCCGTGATGTTGAATTGAGCGTTCCTAgtattcatatatatatttttcgaATTACAACATGTCCGGTGTGTTCTACCTTTGGTGATATTGTCAGGGACCCTAGATGCTTGTGTTAGTATAGACTACTGCATAACCTCTGCTCTCTTGGTTGTATTTCTGAGCTCCgaaatgcttgagggcaagcattgtctaggtgtggggggatttgatagagCCGTTATTTGGCACGTTTTGCATTGTCAtcttgtcctaattttggccATTCATGGTGTTAAGAAAGGGGATTTCACTCATATTTGACATTTGTGCGAATTGTAGGTGGTTAGCATTAAAATGATATCgcggggaaaaatttccagaagacttttCATTTCAGAGCGTGGCCACGCCTTGGAAGGTGGACGAAACCGAAAGACGGACCGTGGTCCATGTGGACCAGGCACATGGGATCAAAACTCAAAGGGGGAAATGGCTTTTGCAGATTGATTTGCACCAGACGTTTCTTGGCTTTTGGACTCCTTGGAATTGCGGCGGctataaagagaaaaaaagacaaAGCAAGATGCATCATCTATTTTAggctttagttttcttttccctAGCCGTCAGACGTTGGAGACTCTTCTCTTGCTTTTTGGCTTTCACGTTTTTGACTCTCTCACTTGAGTCTTCGGATCTGTACAATTCGTGGGGGCTTTTGGCATTGAATTTGGGGATTCAGTACGATTGCCAACGCAGAGATAAGGAAGacgctttcttttttctttcttcgtaCTTCACTGTTCCAGATTCTTTGATGTCTGCGTGGATGAAATTAATTAATTCGCGCAAGATTgacacgatgaggagcggctaatttcctcctctacccaaaggttgacgcaaaggcgcggtccataatatctgtgagatctaatcgaatttcattatttcttccattttattgctattcgtgcgtttcctgaattaattgttcatgggtatttgattaatcgaatatcaacggccgggtatttgatttaatttaatagcctactgccacgttaattaaatagaatccgtaattgttcatttagttagCACCCCGT
Coding sequences within it:
- the LOC140013606 gene encoding uncharacterized protein yields the protein MPRSSRTGELIYDAEVEKAARKRRQETKRRKQGHLIAANEPAEDGVSMANTQTLRELAAPELTHQPLCITFPTLAENTAFELKSGLIHLLPSFHGLSGEEPHKHVKEFEVVCSSMKPPGVTEEQIRLRAFPFSLKDAAKDWLYYLPAGSITTWAQLKKKFLKKFFPASRAASLRKEICGIKQYPGESLYEYWERFNKLCTRCPQHQISEQLLIQYFYEGLQSTDRSIIDAASGGALANKTPREAWELIEAMAENSQQFGLRESNPPRRVNEVETSSIQQQLSELTSVVRQLAMRDTPRAKVCGICTSMDHCTDSCPILQEDGAEQVNMVGGVPAPRRQYDPYSNTYNPGWRDHPNLSYGSRPQNAFSNRPPGFQQPWQHKSQPSSSSSGSSLEEIVKSLANTTTQLVTTTTQFQQDTKSGMKDMEIRMSQMATAINRLESHVYGKLPSQPEPNPRNVSAMTLRSGKEVDGPKVVNSKSKSEEEIEKEIEEEGRIREEPKVTSIPSIPIKSNIAPFPCRLERTKRAEKEKEILDVFRKVQVNIPLLDAIKQVPKYAKFLKDLCVNKRKLRGDERVMVGENVSAVLQRKLPPKCGDPVLGHVAVMNDTIKVSGYVVKGCLNSIMCAKQTKIGVASAVSLGAI